A single genomic interval of Piliocolobus tephrosceles isolate RC106 chromosome 7, ASM277652v3, whole genome shotgun sequence harbors:
- the SLC39A4 gene encoding zinc transporter ZIP4, which yields MASLVSLELGLLLAVLVVTVTVTATAPPPAGLLSLLTSGQGAVDQEALGGLLNTLADRVHCANGPCGKCLSVEDALGLGEPEGPGLPPGPVLEARYIARLSAAAVLYLSNPEGTCEDARAGRWASRADHLLALLESPKALTPGLSWLLQRMQAQAAGQTPKTACVDIPQLLEEAVGAGAPGSAGGVLAALLDHVRSGSCFHALPSPQYFVDFVFQQHSSEAPMTLAELSALMQRLGVGSEAHSHQHRGASGQDPVPRITSNDSSSVWDTVCLSAGDVLAVYGLSEQAGVTPEAWVQLSPALLQQQLSGACTSQPRLPVQDQLSQAERYLYGSLATLLICLCAVFGLLLLTCTGCRGVTHYILQTFLSLAVGALTGDAVLHLTPKVLGLHTHSEEGLSPQPTWRLLAMLAGLYAFFLFENLFNLLLPRDPEDLEDGPCGHSSHSHGGHSHGVSLQLAPSELRQPKPPHEGSRADLVAEESPELLNPEPRRLSPELRLLPYVITLGDAVHNFADGLAVGAAFATSWKTGLATSLAVFCHELPHELGDFAALLHAGLSVRQALLVNLASALTAFAGLYVALAVGVGEESEVWILAVATGLFLYVALCDMLPAILKVRDPRPWLLFLLHNVGLLGGWTVLLLLSLYEDDITL from the exons ATGGCGTCCCTGGTCTCGCTGGAGCTTGGGCTGCTGCTGGCTGTGCTGGTGGTGACGGTGACGGTGACGGCGACGGCGCCCCCGCCTGCTGGTCTGCTGAGCCTGCTCACCTCCGGCCAGGGCGCTGTGGATCAAGAGGCACTGGGCGGCCTGTTAAATACGCTGGCGGACCGTGTGCACTGCGCCAACGGGCCGTGTGGAAAG TGCCTGTCTGTGGAGGACGCCCTGGGCCTGGGCGAGCCTGAGGGGCCAGGGCTGCCCCCAGGCCCGGTCCTGGAGGCCAGGTACATTGCCCGCCTCAGTGCCGCCGCCGTCCTCTACCTCAGCAACCCCGAGGGCACGTGTGAGGACGCTCGGGCTGGCCGCTGGGCCTCTCGTGCAGACCATCTCCTGGCCCTGCTCGAAAGCCCCAAGGCCCTGACCCCGGGCCTAAGCTGGCTGCTGCAGAGGATGCAGGCCCAGGCTGCTGGCCAGACCCCCAAGACG GCCTGCGTAGACATTCCTCAGCTGCTGGAGGAGGCGGTGGGGGCGGGGGCTCCAGGCAGTGCCGGTGGCGTCCTGGCTGCCCTGCTGGACCACGTCAGGAGTGGGTCTTGCTTCCATGCCTTGCCGAGCCCTCAGTACTTCGTGGACTTTGTGTTCCAGCAGCACAGCAGCGAGGCCCCTATGACGCTGGCCG AGCTGTCGGCCTTGATGCAGCGCCTGGGGGTAGGCAGTGAGGCCCACAGTCATCAGCACAGGGGAGCCAGCGGCCAGGACCCTGTGCCGCGCATCACCTCCAACGACAGCTCCAGTGTGTGGGACACG GTGTGCCTGAGTGCCGGGGACGTGCTGGCTGTGTATGGGCTGTCGGAGCAGGCTGGGGTGACCCCGGAGGCCTGGGTCCAACTGAGCCCTGCCCTGCTGCAACAGCAGCTGAGTGGAGCCTGCACCTCCCAGCCCAGGCTCCCCGTCCAGGACCAGCTCAGCCAGGCGGAGA GGTATCTGTACGGCTCCCTGGCCACGCTGCTCATCTGCCTCTGCGCGGTTTTTGGCCTCCTGCTGCTGACCTGCACTGGCTGCAGGGGGGTCACCCACTACATCCTGCAGACCTTCCTGAGCCTGGCGGTGGGTGCACTAACTGGGGATGCTGTCCTGCACCTGACGCCCAAG gtgctggggctGCACACACACAGCGAAGAGGGCCTCAGCCCACAGCCCACCTGGCGCCTCCTGGCTATGCTGGCCGGGCTCTACGCCTTCTTCCTGTTTGAGAACCTCTTCAACCTCCTGCTGCCCAGGGACCCAGAG GACCTGGAGGACGGGCCCTGTggccacagcagccacagccacGGCGGCCACAGCCACGGTGTGTCCCTGCAGCTGGCACCCAGCGAACTCCGGCAGCCCAAGCCGCCCCACGAGGGCTCCCGCGCGGACCTG GTGGCGGAGGAGAGCCCGGAGCTGCTGAACCcggagcccaggagactgagccCAG AGTTGAGGTTACTGCCTTATGTGATCACGCTGGGCGACGCCGTGCACAACTTCGCCGATGGGCTGGCCGTGGGCGCCGCCTTCGCGACCTCCTGGAAGACGGGGCTGGCCACCTCGCTGGCGGTGTTCTGCCACGAGTTGCCGCACGAGCTGG GAGACTTCGCGGCCTTGCTGCACGCGGGGCTGTCCGTGCGCCAAGCGCTGCTGGTGAACCTGGCCTCTGCGCTCACGGCCTTCGCCGGTCTCTACGTGGCACTCGCGGTTGGAGTCGGCGAGGAGAGCGAGGTCTGGATCCTGGCAGTGGCCACCGGCCTGTTCCTCTACGTGGCACTCTGCGACATG CTCCCGGCCATCTTGAAAGTACGGGACCCGCGGCCCTGGCTCCTCTTTCTGCTGCACAACGTGGGCCTGCTGGGCGGCTGGACCGTCCTGCTGCTGCTGTCCCTGTACGAGGATGATATCACCCTCTGA
- the VPS28 gene encoding vacuolar protein sorting-associated protein 28 homolog, which translates to MFHGIPATPGIGAPGNKPELYEEVKLYKNAREREKYDNMAELFAVVKTMQALEKAYIKDCVSPSEYTAACSRLLVQYKAAFRQVQGSEISTIDEFCRKFRLDCPLAMERIKEDRPITIKDDKGNLNRCIADVVSLFITVMDKLRLEIRAMDEIQPDLRELMETMHRMSHLPPDFEGRQTVSQWLQTLSGMSASDELDDSQVRQMLFDLESAYNAFNRFLHA; encoded by the exons ATGTTTCATGGGATCCCAGCCACTCCGGGCATAGGAG CCCCTGGGAACAAGCCAGAGCTGTATGAG GAAGTGAAGTTGTACAAGAACGCCCGGGAGCGGGAGAA GTACGACAACATGGCAGAGCTGTTCGCGGTGGTGAAAACAATGCAAGCCCTGGAGAAAGCCTACATCAAGGACTGCGTCTCCCCCAGCGA GTACACGGCAGCCTGCTCCCGGCTCCTGGTCCAGTACAAAGCAGCCTTCAGGCAGGTTCAGGGCTCAGAAATCAGCACTATTGACGAGTTCTGCCGCAAGTTCCGC CTGGATTGCCCACTGGCCATGGAGCGGATCAAGGAGGACCGGCCCATCACCATCAAGGACGACAAGGGCAACCTCAACCGTTGCATTGCCGACGTGGTCTCG CTCTTCATCACGGTCATGGACAAGCTGCGCCTGGAGATTCGCGCCATGGATGAG ATCCAGCCCGACCTGCGAGAGCTGATGGAGACCATGCACCGAATGAGCCACCTCCCGCCCGACTTTGAGGGTCGCCAGACGGTCAGCCAGTG GCTGCAGACCCTGAGCGGCATGTCGGCATCGGATGAGCTGGACGACTCACAGGTGCGTCAGATGCTGTTCGACCTAGAGTCAGCCTACAACGCCTTCAACCGCTTCCTGCATGCCTGA